One stretch of Neosynechococcus sphagnicola sy1 DNA includes these proteins:
- the psaJ gene encoding photosystem I reaction center subunit IX, with product MQYFLKYLSTAPVLATAWMVITAGILIEFNRFFPDLLFHPL from the coding sequence ATGCAGTATTTCCTTAAGTACCTTTCGACAGCTCCCGTATTAGCTACGGCTTGGATGGTGATTACAGCTGGCATTCTGATCGAATTCAACCGTTTCTTTCCAGACTTGCTGTTCCATCCCTTGTAG
- a CDS encoding DUF2973 domain-containing protein — MLQLLYILAFTILAFLAVGNLIRSLLTLGIEAQRTYSPVGWGTSGQPDASFTPHPQSRSSPHPELLDAAGNVINEPLLVMRSMTVEDARERLDALYEASPGYDGESRDE, encoded by the coding sequence ATGCTACAGCTACTTTACATCCTTGCTTTTACAATTCTGGCCTTCTTGGCAGTTGGCAACCTCATCCGTAGCCTCCTGACCCTCGGAATTGAAGCCCAGCGTACCTATTCTCCAGTGGGTTGGGGGACGAGTGGTCAGCCCGACGCTAGTTTTACTCCCCATCCGCAATCCCGTTCCTCCCCCCACCCAGAACTCTTGGATGCCGCGGGCAATGTCATCAATGAACCCCTGCTGGTGATGCGTTCGATGACTGTTGAAGATGCCAGAGAGCGCTTAGATGCCCTCTATGAGGCATCTCCTGGTTATGATGGCGAGTCTCGGGATGAGTGA
- a CDS encoding DUF389 domain-containing protein, whose amino-acid sequence MMGFLWQQVQTFLNRKVEPAQLQELKIELLEESTADSSYLILIIGSCAIATLGLLSNSAAVIIGAMLIAPLMSPIRGIALGALEGSPELFRRGFLSVILGTLIATTLACFLGVLVSLPTYGSEILARSQPNILDLGIAIAAGGISGYARVRPKISDTLAGTAIAVALMPPVCVIGLGLAQLNLPLSQGATLLYLTNLLGITLSCMLAFWLTGYTPLAQAKQGLAWTLALTGVLLIPLSYSFAELARQARLEASLKQALLNRTITFQKLELVHLETNWLHQPPEVRLTVRAKQRVTPKQVQLLEEFVAKAMKQPFKLIFEVSQVEEITRESDPEALNSQNP is encoded by the coding sequence ATGATGGGATTTCTTTGGCAGCAGGTACAGACTTTTCTAAACCGCAAGGTTGAGCCAGCCCAACTGCAAGAGCTAAAAATTGAGCTTCTGGAAGAGTCCACGGCGGATTCCAGCTATCTGATTCTGATCATTGGTTCCTGCGCGATCGCCACCTTAGGGTTACTGTCCAACAGTGCCGCTGTCATCATTGGGGCCATGCTCATTGCCCCCCTGATGTCCCCGATTCGAGGCATTGCCTTAGGGGCTCTCGAAGGCAGCCCCGAACTTTTTCGTCGTGGCTTCTTGTCTGTAATCCTGGGCACCCTGATAGCAACTACCCTGGCTTGTTTCCTAGGAGTGTTGGTGAGCCTGCCAACCTATGGCAGTGAGATTCTTGCCCGTTCCCAGCCCAATATTCTGGATCTGGGAATTGCGATCGCCGCAGGTGGGATTAGCGGGTATGCGCGGGTGCGTCCCAAAATTTCAGATACGTTGGCTGGTACGGCGATCGCCGTGGCACTGATGCCCCCGGTATGCGTGATTGGCTTGGGACTGGCCCAGCTGAATCTCCCCCTCAGCCAAGGGGCAACCCTGCTCTACCTGACCAATTTGTTGGGAATTACCCTTTCCTGTATGTTGGCTTTTTGGCTGACGGGCTATACACCCCTAGCCCAAGCTAAACAGGGACTGGCTTGGACCCTTGCCTTGACCGGGGTCTTACTGATTCCCCTCAGCTACAGTTTTGCTGAATTGGCGCGACAAGCCCGATTAGAAGCCAGCCTCAAACAGGCTTTACTCAATCGCACCATTACCTTTCAGAAGCTCGAGCTAGTGCACTTGGAAACCAACTGGCTGCATCAGCCCCCTGAGGTGCGGTTGACAGTGCGGGCAAAACAACGAGTGACGCCAAAACAGGTGCAACTTCTGGAAGAATTTGTTGCCAAAGCCATGAAACAGCCTTTTAAGCTGATTTTTGAGGTCAGCCAGGTGGAGGAAATAACTAGAGAATCTGATCCTGAGGCTCTGAACTCACAAAACCCGTGA